In a genomic window of Lagopus muta isolate bLagMut1 chromosome 2, bLagMut1 primary, whole genome shotgun sequence:
- the FAM166C gene encoding protein FAM166C translates to MTSPQHPRPPTPYPGEVQRHCIPTHAPFSLENRRFLELDRFYQLTQQQREFYKDKTGTLYPIPYFVLPEEEKEKYPHPLDLPQLSGKTRWHLLRVSPENLHTYQTFPSGKRVTSQEREVRDSFFEYRA, encoded by the exons ATGACGAGCCCGCAGCATCCCCGGCCCCCAACTCCATACCCAGGTGAGGTGCAGAGGCACTGCATCCCCACGCACGCCCccttcagcctggaaaacaggAGGTTCCTGGAGCTGGACAGGTTTTACCAG CTGACCCAACAGCAACGTGAGTTTTACAAGGACAAGACTGGAACACTTTATCCCATTCCCTACTTCGTGCTGcctgaagaggagaaggaaaaatatccaCACCCACTGGACCT CCCCCAGCTCAGTGGGAAGACACGATGGCACTTACTGCGTGTGTCCCCAGAGAACCTGCACACCTACCAGACATTCCCATCGGGCAAGAGGGTCACCTCCCAGGAGAGAGAGGTCCGTGACAGCTTCTTTGAGTACAGGGCataa